Proteins encoded within one genomic window of Methanothrix harundinacea 6Ac:
- a CDS encoding KEOPS complex subunit Pcc1 — MIRSRLKFEGEGAEAAASSLHPDNLPGMKVVVGDGEFLVEFSAERAGTILATADDLIMNVKIARDLLDKVEEVGS; from the coding sequence ATGATCCGGTCGAGGCTGAAGTTTGAGGGGGAGGGGGCGGAGGCGGCGGCATCGTCCCTCCATCCCGACAACCTCCCGGGGATGAAGGTCGTCGTCGGGGACGGGGAGTTTCTGGTGGAGTTCTCCGCCGAGAGGGCGGGGACGATCCTCGCCACCGCCGACGACCTTATCATGAACGTGAAGATCGCAAGGGATCTACTGGATAAAGTTGAAGAGGTGGGGAGTTGA
- a CDS encoding DHHA1 domain-containing protein: MKRLEKLAKPAASSLLECENVRVISHNDADGITSAGLICTALRRANIPFHATLVSRLDQQVIDSVEPPVVFCDMGSGKPHLISKIEGEVFVFDHHTPVGDIDCVHVNPHLVGVDGAFEMSGSGTVYTVVREMGDNVDLAGLALVGALGDRQMMVGANRTILEEAAASGVVYVAPGLKMDDGPLVEVLAGSLDPLLEITGDPGRAKAFLEEVGVSGELPRIGRKELSRLSTALVLKLLLQGSTAADSVVGETIRLKREVVENAFELMWILNSCGKMKETGMALTLCMRDKAFLGECRKIDRDYRAQILEEVRLVQERLRETENLRYAVLNEMDAAGVVCGLSVRYLYADRPMLILNRSEGIVKVSARGNRLLVFCGLDLSSALKGAAEAVGGNGGGHSVASGASIPLGSEEEFIAAVDGAVGRQLSEGRRR; encoded by the coding sequence ATGAAGCGGCTGGAGAAGCTGGCGAAGCCCGCCGCCAGCTCCCTCTTGGAGTGCGAGAACGTCAGGGTCATATCCCACAACGATGCCGATGGGATAACCTCCGCGGGCCTGATCTGCACCGCCCTCAGGCGGGCGAATATACCCTTTCATGCCACCCTGGTCAGCAGGCTCGACCAGCAGGTCATCGACTCCGTCGAGCCGCCGGTGGTCTTCTGCGACATGGGGAGCGGAAAGCCCCATCTTATATCCAAGATAGAGGGGGAGGTCTTCGTCTTCGACCATCATACCCCCGTCGGGGATATCGACTGCGTCCACGTCAACCCCCACCTGGTGGGGGTCGACGGCGCCTTCGAGATGAGCGGCTCGGGGACGGTCTACACCGTCGTCCGGGAGATGGGGGATAACGTAGACCTCGCGGGCCTCGCCCTGGTGGGGGCCCTCGGCGACCGGCAGATGATGGTGGGGGCGAACAGGACGATCCTGGAGGAGGCGGCGGCCTCGGGGGTGGTGTATGTGGCCCCCGGCCTCAAGATGGACGACGGCCCCCTGGTGGAGGTCCTGGCGGGGTCCCTCGACCCCCTCCTGGAGATCACCGGCGATCCCGGGAGGGCGAAGGCCTTCCTCGAGGAGGTCGGAGTATCCGGCGAGCTTCCAAGGATTGGCAGAAAGGAGCTCTCCCGCCTCTCGACCGCCCTGGTTCTCAAGCTCCTCCTGCAGGGGAGCACTGCCGCCGACTCCGTCGTCGGTGAGACGATCAGGCTGAAGAGGGAGGTCGTAGAGAACGCCTTCGAGCTGATGTGGATCCTCAACTCCTGCGGCAAGATGAAGGAGACGGGGATGGCCCTCACCCTCTGCATGAGGGATAAGGCCTTCCTCGGGGAGTGCAGGAAGATCGACCGGGATTACAGGGCCCAGATCTTAGAGGAGGTCCGCCTCGTCCAGGAGCGGCTTCGGGAGACGGAGAACCTCCGGTACGCCGTCCTCAACGAGATGGACGCCGCGGGGGTCGTCTGCGGCCTCTCTGTCAGGTACCTCTACGCCGATAGGCCTATGCTCATCCTTAACAGGTCCGAGGGGATCGTCAAGGTCTCGGCCCGGGGGAACCGCCTCCTCGTATTCTGCGGCCTGGACCTCTCTTCCGCCCTGAAGGGGGCGGCAGAGGCGGTGGGCGGGAACGGCGGGGGGCACAGCGTCGCCAGCGGCGCCTCGATCCCCCTCGGATCGGAGGAGGAGTTCATAGCCGCCGTCGATGGGGCGGTGGGCCGGCAGCTCTCGGAGGGGAGGAGGAGATGA
- a CDS encoding 30S ribosomal protein S15: MARMHTRRKGSSRSRPPFRSTPPEWCDMNKEELGKHVLRLHGSGVAPTMIGLTLRDQYGVPSSKPILGTKLTRYLRENAEVQEIPEDLANLMRKAIGMRKHLESNKKDLHNRRWLQLTENKIRRLAKYYRRTGRLPENWQYRPETAEMLIT; the protein is encoded by the coding sequence ATGGCCAGAATGCACACCAGAAGAAAGGGTTCCTCGAGGTCGAGGCCGCCTTTTCGATCAACTCCGCCCGAGTGGTGCGATATGAACAAGGAGGAGCTGGGAAAGCACGTCCTGAGGCTCCACGGAAGCGGCGTCGCCCCCACCATGATCGGGCTCACCCTCCGGGACCAGTATGGGGTCCCCAGCTCAAAGCCGATCCTGGGGACGAAGCTCACCCGCTATCTGAGGGAGAACGCCGAGGTGCAGGAGATCCCTGAGGACCTCGCAAACCTGATGCGGAAGGCGATCGGGATGAGAAAGCACCTGGAGAGCAACAAGAAGGACCTTCACAACAGAAGGTGGCTCCAGCTTACTGAGAACAAGATCCGCCGGCTCGCCAAGTACTACCGCCGGACTGGGAGGCTGCCGGAGAACTGGCAGTACAGGCCCGAGACCGCTGAGATGCTCATCACATGA
- a CDS encoding DUF116 domain-containing protein: protein MLPPIMDPFFYLLGKAVFVVAAGVLAAALVGAALIAYSFKTGHFFMARIMLISVSLLESLIKSIFRTFRADDAIVDDVGVKLRNYINAEKFEAVPMDERAIFIPQCLRSVDCPAKLTPEGLRCVNCGRCEVGPAKIFAEDLGYRFFLAPGSSVIKRMIKKYRPRAIVGVGCPMEIKEGLELCQGHDIPAIGVPLLTNGCVSTTLDWGRFYEVISDRRAAAPPREEEAEIGIFSRM from the coding sequence ATGCTCCCCCCCATCATGGACCCGTTCTTCTACCTCCTGGGAAAGGCGGTCTTCGTAGTCGCCGCAGGCGTCCTCGCCGCCGCCCTCGTCGGAGCCGCCCTGATAGCCTACTCCTTCAAGACCGGCCACTTCTTCATGGCCAGGATCATGCTCATCTCCGTCTCTCTCCTGGAGAGCCTTATCAAGAGCATCTTCAGAACCTTCCGGGCCGACGACGCAATCGTCGACGATGTGGGGGTGAAGCTCCGAAACTACATCAACGCCGAGAAGTTCGAGGCGGTTCCCATGGACGAGAGGGCGATCTTCATCCCCCAGTGCCTCCGATCCGTCGACTGCCCCGCCAAGCTCACCCCTGAGGGCCTCCGATGCGTCAACTGCGGGAGGTGCGAGGTCGGCCCCGCCAAGATCTTCGCCGAAGACCTGGGCTACAGGTTCTTCCTCGCCCCCGGCTCCAGCGTCATTAAGAGGATGATCAAGAAGTATCGGCCCAGGGCCATCGTCGGCGTCGGCTGCCCCATGGAGATCAAGGAGGGGCTCGAGCTCTGCCAGGGGCACGACATCCCGGCGATCGGCGTCCCCCTCCTGACGAACGGCTGCGTCTCGACGACCCTCGACTGGGGCCGCTTCTACGAGGTCATCTCCGACCGGCGGGCCGCTGCCCCACCCCGGGAGGAGGAAGCGGAGATCGGGATCTTCAGCCGGATGTGA
- a CDS encoding UPF0182 family membrane protein, with the protein MRLERWFLGGLILLLISSGQMAYLITEWRWFSSLGYSSVFWTILAARSALFLLATMAFGAVTLANLRLVGERPRQLAWIVVLISVLFGLAAQAGWERVLLALNAQPFGATDPLFGNDVGFFVFTLPLLWSLWYAVFAAVMVNLALAAGAYLYLHADRLIFGPEGGDYLEIARSIPKRAIGHIGALLGVLALLFSARYLLDRYELLFTGGGVVYGAGYADVYARLPFLYVFAAVAAISALLLFAYAAGRRSPKIPLAIAVLVVGAGAAGTIYPVVIQQYSVAPNELTLERPFIAHNINYTRLAYGLDDVVVKDFPVDYNLTGADVRRNAETVDNIRIWDWRPLLTTYKQLQEIRLYYEFLDADVDRYVVDGRKRQVMLSAREISTDRLPEQAKTWQNVHLFYTHGYGVAMSPVNAATEEGLPEYFIKNIPPESEVGDIHRPEIYYGEGRKDYAIVKTQVLEFDYPMGDQNVYTTYAGTGGVVLDPVMKLLMAYRHMSPKILLSKELTGESRIMIHRDILERAQTVAPFLAYDRDPYVVLADGRLFWIIDAYTLSGRYPYSEPSGRFNYIRNPVKVVIDAYNGTVSYYVIEDDPLIRAYEAIFPDLFQPIGSMPEGLLAHMRYPVDLFRIQAGIYQNYHMTDPQIFYNKEDAWETPMEIYQGRSQPMEPYYVIMKIPESEVAEEFMLIQPFTPRTRNNMIAWMSAKCDQPNYGQILVYRFPKDQLVYGPMQIEARIDQSTEISEQLTLWDQMGSTVIRGNLLVIPIDSSLLYVEPIYLRADVGELPELRRVVVAYGNRLVMEETLELALGKIFDLAPAAPRAGPGMGAGALTAEELIGEAGSLYRSAQAELRAGNWSGYGQEIDRLGEVLRALEERAGAEPALRGSPPPGA; encoded by the coding sequence ATGAGGCTTGAACGGTGGTTTTTGGGAGGTCTGATACTTCTTCTGATCTCTTCAGGCCAGATGGCGTATCTGATCACGGAATGGCGATGGTTCTCATCCCTCGGCTACTCCAGCGTCTTTTGGACGATCCTCGCCGCAAGATCGGCCCTCTTTCTGCTGGCGACGATGGCCTTCGGGGCGGTGACCCTCGCCAACCTGAGGCTCGTCGGGGAGAGGCCGAGGCAACTGGCGTGGATCGTGGTCTTGATATCGGTTCTATTCGGATTAGCTGCCCAGGCCGGCTGGGAGAGGGTCCTTCTGGCCCTGAACGCCCAGCCCTTCGGGGCGACCGACCCCCTATTCGGAAACGACGTGGGATTCTTCGTCTTCACCCTCCCCCTCCTCTGGTCCCTATGGTATGCGGTCTTCGCGGCGGTGATGGTCAACCTGGCCCTCGCCGCCGGAGCCTACCTCTACCTCCACGCCGACCGGCTGATCTTCGGCCCGGAGGGCGGGGATTACCTCGAGATCGCCCGGTCGATCCCAAAAAGGGCCATAGGCCACATCGGGGCCCTCCTGGGGGTCCTGGCCCTCCTCTTCTCCGCCCGGTACCTTCTGGATCGGTACGAGCTCCTCTTCACCGGCGGAGGCGTCGTCTACGGCGCAGGCTACGCCGACGTCTACGCCCGCCTCCCCTTCCTTTACGTCTTCGCCGCCGTCGCCGCCATCTCGGCCCTCCTCCTCTTCGCCTACGCGGCAGGGAGGAGATCCCCGAAGATCCCTCTGGCGATAGCAGTTCTGGTGGTGGGGGCGGGGGCCGCCGGGACGATATACCCCGTGGTGATCCAGCAGTACAGCGTCGCCCCCAACGAGCTCACATTGGAGAGGCCCTTCATAGCCCACAACATAAACTACACCCGCCTAGCCTACGGCCTCGACGACGTCGTGGTGAAGGACTTTCCGGTGGACTACAACCTCACCGGCGCCGACGTCAGGAGGAACGCCGAGACGGTGGACAACATCCGGATCTGGGACTGGAGGCCGCTGCTCACCACCTACAAGCAGCTCCAGGAGATACGGCTCTACTACGAGTTCCTGGACGCCGACGTCGACAGGTACGTCGTAGACGGGAGGAAGAGGCAGGTGATGCTCTCGGCGAGGGAGATCTCCACCGATCGGCTTCCCGAGCAGGCGAAGACCTGGCAGAACGTCCACCTCTTCTACACCCACGGCTACGGGGTGGCGATGAGCCCGGTGAATGCCGCCACCGAGGAGGGGCTCCCGGAGTACTTCATCAAGAACATCCCCCCCGAGTCGGAGGTAGGCGATATCCATAGGCCCGAGATCTACTACGGAGAGGGGCGGAAGGATTACGCCATCGTCAAGACCCAAGTTCTGGAGTTCGACTACCCCATGGGGGACCAGAACGTCTACACCACCTACGCCGGGACCGGCGGCGTCGTCCTCGATCCGGTGATGAAGCTCCTGATGGCCTACCGGCATATGAGCCCCAAGATCCTCCTCAGCAAAGAGCTGACGGGGGAGAGCAGGATCATGATCCACAGGGACATCCTAGAAAGGGCGCAGACCGTCGCCCCCTTCCTCGCCTACGACAGGGACCCCTACGTAGTCCTGGCCGACGGCCGCCTCTTCTGGATCATCGACGCCTACACCCTATCCGGCCGCTACCCGTACTCGGAGCCGTCGGGGCGGTTCAACTATATCAGAAACCCGGTAAAGGTGGTCATAGACGCCTACAACGGGACGGTCAGTTACTATGTCATCGAGGACGACCCCCTCATCAGGGCCTACGAGGCGATCTTCCCCGACCTATTCCAGCCGATCGGCTCGATGCCGGAGGGGCTTTTGGCCCACATGAGGTATCCCGTCGACCTCTTTCGGATCCAGGCCGGGATATACCAGAACTACCACATGACCGACCCCCAGATCTTCTACAACAAGGAGGACGCCTGGGAGACGCCGATGGAGATATACCAGGGGCGGAGCCAGCCGATGGAGCCCTACTACGTCATCATGAAGATCCCCGAGAGCGAGGTCGCCGAGGAGTTCATGCTGATCCAGCCCTTCACCCCCCGGACCAGGAACAACATGATCGCCTGGATGTCTGCAAAGTGCGACCAGCCGAACTACGGCCAGATCCTGGTATACCGGTTCCCGAAGGACCAGCTCGTCTACGGGCCGATGCAGATCGAGGCGAGGATAGACCAGTCCACTGAGATCTCCGAGCAGCTGACCCTCTGGGACCAGATGGGGTCCACCGTCATCAGGGGGAACCTCCTGGTGATCCCGATAGATAGCAGCCTCCTCTACGTCGAGCCGATCTACCTCCGGGCGGATGTGGGGGAGCTGCCGGAGCTGCGGAGGGTGGTCGTAGCCTACGGCAACAGGCTGGTGATGGAGGAGACCCTGGAGCTCGCCCTCGGCAAGATCTTCGACCTGGCGCCGGCGGCCCCCAGGGCTGGACCGGGGATGGGGGCGGGCGCCCTCACCGCCGAGGAGCTGATCGGGGAGGCGGGGTCCCTCTACCGGTCAGCCCAGGCGGAGCTCCGGGCCGGAAACTGGTCCGGCTACGGCCAGGAGATCGACCGGCTCGGGGAGGTCTTGAGGGCCCTGGAGGAGAGGGCGGGGGCGGAGCCCGCCCTGAGGGGATCTCCGCCTCCTGGCGCTTGA
- a CDS encoding 4Fe-4S binding protein has product MPAVVNREECVSCGTCVEECPENAITMDDEEIAVVNVDKCTECGSCVEACPSEAISIE; this is encoded by the coding sequence ATGCCGGCAGTAGTCAACAGAGAAGAGTGTGTAAGTTGCGGAACCTGTGTCGAGGAGTGTCCAGAGAACGCCATCACCATGGACGACGAAGAAATAGCAGTGGTGAACGTCGACAAGTGCACCGAGTGCGGCAGCTGTGTCGAGGCCTGCCCCTCTGAGGCCATCTCCATCGAGTGA
- the nrdD gene encoding anaerobic ribonucleoside-triphosphate reductase, with product MPMVRTTDGHLMRWNRDAVVKQLLRETKLSEQFYRIPGISEEEAAEIAREVERRIRWMDVKFLSGPLVREIVNVILLERHHLEWRNICTRVGTPVYDAHLIDVGSGFEAHENANLQENAETSHKKKADKISKEQYLLLIPPYLSDHHLAGDLHIHDLEYFGTRPFCQDWDLRYFFYYGLMPDGSGTKASVAGPAKKPEVAMLHAVKALASAQTNFAGGQGFYNFLTFLAPYLEGLDYSEICQLMQMFVYEMTQMMVARGGQVVFSSVQLSPGVPKLWRDKPVVYQGKVWDGEGAPLRTYGEFEKEVRLGFKALMEVMLEGDYWGKPFNFPKPEISIEPDFMAEDDGFNAAHPEVPTYRDLYLLSFQLASKFGTPYYDNQLPAYRGAGKGISCYQCLAEDELVSLADPEGQIHVKQISEIFSEAEEYGKETDPFGVEFVRFQGRTPSVNFDTLEASLREFKGVMRQRCEGELLKIVLKSGRRIRVTPNHPVYVLDKGNFVKKQACDLNVGDFLPLLTDVDFGLAPLASIDVETTLLKAGYADEIVVHNESVNVKNAKKPGLPKNISITSELVRFLGYYLAEGCSDQSGRRYSVRLSFGKHESGLIDDAMACIKSLGLEPKVSEEKTATNVVVNSKLLYLLIDALGCGHDAHTKSVPDLLFNVDPSLVGEYICCAFRGDGNVNVQKGELNGRPHTAHVIRIGLVSRDAVQRLIWLAQRIGVQMNYMVRDETVRHPQTGNPYRLTSYSCYVTSQDQIENFYSRTGYGGCAVSDDRKEVGGVFTRIPIENAGLEHADLKYPSQYRSQGHKCVNQRHIDSSGSPIIERLIGGDVHVLEIREIEVEEYGGYVYDLVDVSETHNFSNAMGIVTGNCCAYQFAATFESDAAFEDKLLFKEGMHFSMGSWQVVSLNCPRAAYLARGDDDLLFEYLRGLMDTAVEIFKVKREWMNQVIKNRRMPFATQRPKDPRTGKKGTLAVDLESLVYTIGVVGVNEMVQFHTGSQMHESKEAWKLAVRAMTEMEIYAKELSRRHGMTIALARTPAETVVQRFAVSDLLSEKFRDCAARVVKGDLDTAMKRIHQTRDLPVYYTNGTHIPPSLDVSIFERAKLEHIFFPIVDGGNIFHIFLGESAPDPQGLMDFAMNLARSTQIGYFAFTRDMTVCLSCFCVSPGLKEECPRCGSDHLEYLSRVTGYLQSVSGWNEAKKQELRDRNKYSDLS from the coding sequence ATGCCGATGGTCAGAACCACCGACGGCCACCTGATGAGGTGGAACAGGGATGCGGTGGTGAAGCAGCTCCTCCGGGAGACGAAGCTCTCCGAGCAGTTCTACCGGATCCCGGGCATCTCCGAGGAGGAGGCGGCGGAGATCGCCCGGGAGGTGGAGCGGCGGATCCGGTGGATGGACGTCAAGTTCCTCTCCGGGCCGCTGGTGAGGGAGATCGTCAACGTCATCCTCCTCGAAAGGCACCACCTGGAGTGGAGGAACATCTGCACCCGGGTGGGGACCCCCGTCTACGACGCCCACCTCATCGACGTCGGCTCCGGCTTCGAGGCCCACGAGAACGCGAACCTCCAGGAGAACGCCGAGACGAGCCACAAGAAGAAGGCGGACAAGATATCGAAGGAGCAGTACCTCCTCCTCATCCCCCCCTACCTATCGGACCACCACCTCGCCGGCGACCTCCACATCCACGACCTGGAGTACTTCGGGACCCGCCCCTTCTGCCAGGACTGGGACCTCCGCTACTTCTTCTACTACGGCCTCATGCCCGACGGCTCGGGGACGAAGGCCTCCGTCGCGGGCCCCGCGAAGAAGCCGGAGGTGGCGATGCTCCATGCCGTCAAGGCCCTCGCCTCAGCCCAGACGAACTTCGCCGGAGGGCAGGGGTTCTACAACTTCCTCACCTTCCTCGCCCCGTACCTCGAGGGGCTCGACTACTCCGAGATCTGCCAGCTGATGCAGATGTTCGTCTACGAGATGACCCAGATGATGGTCGCCCGGGGCGGCCAGGTCGTCTTCTCCTCCGTCCAGCTCAGCCCCGGCGTCCCGAAGCTCTGGCGGGACAAGCCCGTAGTCTACCAGGGGAAGGTCTGGGATGGCGAGGGGGCTCCCCTCCGGACCTACGGCGAGTTCGAGAAGGAGGTCCGCCTCGGCTTCAAGGCCCTGATGGAGGTGATGCTGGAGGGGGACTACTGGGGGAAGCCCTTCAACTTCCCCAAGCCCGAGATCTCCATCGAGCCGGACTTCATGGCCGAGGACGATGGATTCAACGCCGCTCACCCCGAGGTCCCGACCTACCGGGACCTCTACCTCCTCTCCTTCCAGCTCGCCTCCAAGTTCGGCACCCCCTACTACGACAACCAGCTTCCCGCCTACCGGGGGGCGGGGAAGGGGATAAGCTGCTATCAATGTCTTGCTGAAGATGAATTGGTCTCTTTGGCGGATCCCGAGGGACAGATCCATGTAAAGCAGATCAGCGAAATTTTCTCCGAAGCAGAGGAATATGGCAAAGAGACGGACCCATTCGGCGTCGAATTCGTCCGATTCCAGGGCAGGACTCCCAGCGTCAACTTCGATACCCTTGAGGCCTCCCTGAGGGAGTTCAAGGGTGTTATGCGCCAGAGATGCGAGGGGGAACTGCTTAAAATCGTCCTCAAGTCAGGACGGCGTATAAGGGTGACACCCAACCATCCCGTATACGTTCTCGATAAGGGCAATTTCGTCAAAAAGCAGGCTTGTGACCTCAACGTCGGAGACTTCCTACCGCTTCTAACGGACGTCGATTTCGGGTTAGCTCCGCTGGCCTCGATAGATGTCGAGACGACTCTGTTGAAGGCAGGTTACGCCGACGAGATCGTCGTACATAATGAATCTGTGAACGTCAAAAATGCCAAGAAGCCCGGCCTGCCCAAAAATATATCCATAACCTCCGAATTGGTCCGGTTCTTGGGATATTACCTAGCAGAGGGCTGCAGCGATCAAAGTGGCAGAAGGTATTCCGTTCGTCTCTCTTTCGGCAAACATGAGTCCGGGCTGATCGATGATGCGATGGCATGCATCAAGAGTCTCGGACTTGAGCCTAAGGTCTCAGAGGAGAAGACCGCGACGAACGTTGTAGTCAACAGCAAGCTGCTTTATCTCCTGATAGATGCCCTGGGGTGTGGCCACGATGCCCACACCAAGTCTGTGCCAGATCTTCTCTTCAATGTAGACCCGTCCCTGGTGGGGGAGTACATATGTTGCGCATTCAGGGGAGACGGAAACGTCAATGTTCAGAAAGGAGAGCTGAACGGGCGCCCTCACACTGCTCATGTCATCCGTATTGGGCTGGTCTCGAGAGATGCGGTACAGAGGTTGATCTGGCTCGCTCAGAGGATCGGCGTACAGATGAACTACATGGTTCGCGATGAGACCGTCAGACACCCCCAGACCGGAAATCCTTATCGACTTACCAGTTATAGTTGCTACGTCACATCCCAAGATCAGATAGAGAACTTCTACAGCCGGACAGGCTACGGTGGATGCGCGGTTTCTGACGACCGGAAAGAAGTAGGAGGGGTTTTCACCAGGATTCCCATAGAGAATGCCGGTCTTGAGCACGCCGATCTGAAATATCCCTCTCAATACCGATCACAGGGTCACAAGTGCGTGAATCAGCGCCACATCGATTCTTCAGGCTCGCCCATAATCGAGCGGTTGATCGGCGGTGATGTCCACGTCCTGGAGATAAGGGAGATCGAGGTGGAGGAATATGGCGGGTACGTTTACGACCTTGTGGACGTATCCGAGACCCACAACTTCAGCAACGCCATGGGCATCGTAACAGGAAACTGCTGCGCCTATCAGTTCGCCGCCACCTTCGAGAGCGACGCCGCCTTCGAGGATAAGCTCCTCTTCAAGGAAGGGATGCACTTCTCCATGGGGTCCTGGCAGGTCGTCTCCCTCAACTGCCCCCGGGCCGCCTACCTCGCCCGGGGGGACGACGACCTCCTCTTCGAGTACCTCCGGGGGCTGATGGATACCGCCGTCGAGATCTTCAAGGTGAAGCGGGAGTGGATGAACCAGGTGATAAAGAACCGGAGGATGCCCTTTGCGACCCAGAGGCCTAAGGATCCCAGGACGGGAAAGAAGGGGACGCTGGCCGTCGACCTGGAGAGCCTCGTCTACACCATCGGGGTCGTGGGGGTGAACGAGATGGTCCAGTTCCATACCGGCTCTCAGATGCATGAGTCGAAGGAGGCCTGGAAGCTGGCGGTGAGGGCGATGACGGAGATGGAGATCTACGCCAAGGAGCTATCCCGCCGCCACGGAATGACGATCGCGTTGGCGAGGACCCCGGCGGAGACGGTAGTCCAGAGGTTTGCGGTCTCCGACCTCCTCTCCGAGAAGTTCCGGGACTGCGCCGCCCGGGTCGTCAAGGGCGACCTCGATACCGCCATGAAGAGGATCCACCAGACCCGGGACCTCCCCGTCTACTACACCAACGGGACCCACATCCCGCCCTCCCTGGACGTCTCGATCTTCGAGAGGGCGAAGCTGGAGCACATCTTCTTCCCGATCGTCGACGGGGGGAACATATTCCACATCTTCCTGGGGGAGTCGGCCCCCGATCCCCAGGGGCTGATGGACTTCGCCATGAACCTGGCGAGGAGCACCCAGATAGGATACTTCGCCTTCACCAGGGACATGACCGTCTGTCTCAGCTGCTTCTGCGTCTCGCCGGGGCTCAAAGAGGAGTGTCCGAGGTGCGGCTCCGACCATCTGGAGTACCTATCCCGGGTCACCGGCTACCTCCAGTCGGTGAGCGGATGGAACGAGGCGAAGAAGCAGGAGCTGAGGGACAGAAACAAGTACTCGGACCTGAGCTGA
- a CDS encoding NADPH-dependent FMN reductase: MNKKKNLMYIPIILGTARAGRESEKVARFMLAKAAEFGLESEIIDVRDYRLPATDDSKTSEAAKRLKERVLRADGIVIVSPEYNHGYPGELKMMLDLLYVEYFGKPVGICGVSSGVFGGARMIEHLVATCVRFHMLPTGEVLYFPKVQDLFDDSGAIKKEAYHRRAEKFYAVLADYAERLGGGGDGR, encoded by the coding sequence TTGAATAAGAAAAAGAACCTTATGTACATCCCCATCATCCTCGGGACCGCCCGGGCAGGGCGCGAGTCCGAGAAGGTCGCGAGGTTCATGCTGGCGAAGGCCGCCGAGTTCGGCCTCGAGAGCGAGATCATCGACGTCCGCGATTACCGCCTCCCTGCGACGGACGACTCCAAGACCTCCGAGGCGGCGAAGCGACTCAAGGAGCGGGTCCTCCGGGCCGACGGGATCGTCATCGTCTCCCCGGAGTACAACCACGGCTACCCCGGGGAGCTGAAGATGATGCTCGACCTCCTCTACGTGGAGTACTTCGGAAAGCCCGTGGGGATCTGCGGCGTCTCCTCTGGGGTCTTCGGCGGCGCCAGGATGATCGAGCACCTCGTCGCCACCTGCGTCCGGTTCCACATGCTACCCACGGGGGAGGTCCTCTACTTCCCAAAGGTCCAGGATCTCTTCGACGACTCCGGGGCGATCAAGAAGGAGGCCTACCACCGGAGGGCGGAGAAGTTCTACGCCGTCCTCGCCGATTACGCCGAGCGGCTCGGAGGCGGCGGTGACGGACGATGA
- a CDS encoding VOC family protein, with the protein METIRTCIGFHGEAEEAANLYVDAFSRAFGDSKILKITYYGDEELEALREVPDVTEEFMPGPPGSVKDVRFLLNGDELMAFNGGGYFGNFTESVSLYVSCKTQDQIDGLWEKLSEGGIEQQCGWLKDRFGVSWQIAPEIIQEIMEGPDQERAQRVMKVLYGMKKIEIEEILKA; encoded by the coding sequence GTGGAGACGATCAGAACGTGTATAGGCTTCCATGGAGAGGCCGAGGAGGCGGCGAACCTCTACGTCGATGCCTTCTCTAGGGCCTTCGGAGACTCGAAGATCCTGAAGATCACATACTATGGAGATGAAGAGCTGGAGGCGCTAAGAGAAGTCCCCGATGTGACAGAGGAATTCATGCCGGGGCCTCCCGGGAGCGTGAAGGACGTCCGTTTCCTGCTGAACGGAGATGAGCTGATGGCGTTCAACGGCGGGGGCTACTTCGGCAACTTCACCGAGAGCGTCTCCCTCTATGTCAGCTGCAAGACCCAAGACCAGATAGACGGACTCTGGGAGAAGCTCTCCGAAGGCGGGATCGAGCAGCAGTGCGGCTGGCTGAAGGACCGGTTCGGCGTAAGCTGGCAGATCGCCCCTGAGATCATCCAGGAGATCATGGAGGGGCCTGACCAGGAGAGGGCCCAGCGGGTGATGAAGGTCCTCTACGGGATGAAGAAGATCGAGATCGAAGAAATTTTGAAGGCATGA
- a CDS encoding RidA family protein: MGRGLVQHINPEGLSKNPAFSQAVVVTGPAKTIYVGGQDAVDGSGNIVGEGDVGLQTEQVLKNIQTALAAAGADLADVVKWNVYVVAGQPLQPGFEAFMRGWGRRPNPPAITMAFVSGLARPEYLVEIDAVAVVEEQGGR, encoded by the coding sequence ATGGGAAGAGGATTGGTCCAGCACATAAACCCCGAGGGGCTATCAAAAAATCCGGCCTTCTCCCAGGCGGTCGTGGTAACCGGCCCGGCGAAGACGATATACGTCGGGGGGCAGGACGCCGTCGACGGATCGGGGAATATAGTCGGTGAGGGCGACGTCGGACTCCAGACGGAGCAGGTCCTGAAAAACATCCAGACGGCGCTCGCGGCCGCAGGCGCGGACCTTGCGGACGTCGTCAAGTGGAACGTTTACGTCGTCGCCGGCCAGCCCCTCCAGCCGGGCTTCGAGGCGTTCATGAGGGGGTGGGGCCGCCGACCCAACCCGCCGGCGATCACCATGGCCTTCGTCAGCGGGCTCGCGCGCCCGGAGTATCTGGTGGAGATCGATGCTGTAGCCGTGGTGGAGGAACAAGGAGGAAGGTAG